A section of the Telopea speciosissima isolate NSW1024214 ecotype Mountain lineage chromosome 3, Tspe_v1, whole genome shotgun sequence genome encodes:
- the LOC122656985 gene encoding WD repeat-containing protein LWD1-like, with the protein MGTSSDPNQDGSSEEQQKRSEIYTYEAPWHIYAMNWSVRRDKKYRLAIASLLEQCPNRVEIVQLDDSNGEIRSDPNLSFEHPYPPTKTIFIPDKECQKPDLLATSGDFLRIWRISDANDSVDLKSLLNGNKNSEFCGPLTSFDWNEAEPKRIGTSSIDTTCTIWDIEREAVDTQLIAHDKEVYDIAWGGVGVFASVSADGSVRVFDLRDKEHSTIIYESSEPDTPLVRLGWNKQDPRYMATIIMDSAKVVVLDIRFPTLPVVELQRHQASVNAIAWAPHSSCHICTAGDDSQALIWDLSSMGQPVEGGLDPILAYTAGAEIEQLQWSSSQPDWVAIAFSTKLQILRV; encoded by the coding sequence atgggGACGAGTAGCGATCCGAACCAGGACGGATCATCAGAGGAACAGCAGAAAAGGTCGGAGATATACACGTACGAGGCGCCATGGCACATCTACGCCATGAACTGGAGCGTGCGAAGGGACAAGAAATACCGTCTGGCTATCGCTAGCCTGCTGGAACAGTGTCCAAACCGGGTGGAGATCGTGCAGCTTGACGATTCCAACGGCGAGATCCGGTCGGACCCCAACCTGTCGTTCGAGCACCCTTATCCACCCACCAAGACCATCTTCATCCCTGACAAGGAATGCCAGAAGCCGGACCTGCTGGCCACCTCGGGGGACTTCCTCCGTATCTGGCGCATCTCCGACGCTAACGACAGCGTGGACCTCAAGAGCCTGCTCAACGGCAACAAGAACAGCGAGTTCTGCGGTCCTCTCACTTCCTTCGACTGGAACGAGGCGGAGCCCAAGCGCATCGGCACCTCCAGCATCGACACCACCTGCACCATTTGGGACATCGAGCGTGAAGCCGTTGACACCCAGCTCATCGCCCACGACAAAGAGGTCTACGACATCGCCTGGGGCGGCGTTGGCGTCTTCGCCTCTGTTTCCGCCGACGGCTCCGTTAGGGTTTTCGACCTCCGCGACAAGGAGCACTCCACCATCATCTACGAGAGTTCCGAGCCCGATACCCCTCTCGTACGCCTAGGCTGGAACAAGCAGGACCCTAGGTACATGGCCACCATCATCATGGACAGTGCCAAAGTCGTCGTCCTCGATATTCGCTTCCCCACCCTCCCCGTCGTCGAGTTGCAGAGGCACCAAGCCAGCGTCAACGCCATCGCTTGGGCTCCGCACAGTTCTTGCCACATCTGCACTGCCGGCGACGATTCCCAGGCCTTAATTTGGGATCTCTCCTCCATGGGCCAGCCCGTCGAGGGTGGCCTCGATCCCATCCTCGCCTACACTGCTGGAGCCGAGATCGAGCAGCTGCAGTGGTCTTCGTCCCAGCCCGATTGGGTtgccattgccttctccacCAAGCTCCAGATACTCAGGgtttga